In Mastomys coucha isolate ucsf_1 unplaced genomic scaffold, UCSF_Mcou_1 pScaffold5, whole genome shotgun sequence, one genomic interval encodes:
- the LOC116078883 gene encoding olfactory receptor 5A2-like, with protein sequence MSNHTRVTHFILRGFSDLLQLRLVVIPFFLLIYTFGLLGNLSIITAVRRDSRLHSPMYFFLKNLSFLDMCYTSATIPKAVVISVTGSGVISYLECVAQLYIIFTFASAECFLLTAMAYDRCLAILRPLLYGNIMSQKYCSALVITAWVGGALYSAFHTFNTFSLPYCGPNVVEHFFCDMPPVMRLSCTDYHLSEEVGFVVSSCIIMSSFALTVVSYIGIVATVLRIPSVDGRWKAFSTCSSHLTTVILFYGTGSFVYLRPASQFSP encoded by the exons ATGTCCAATCACACAAGAGTGACTCACTTCATCCTCAGGGGCTTCTCAGATCTCCTACAACTGAGATTGGTGGTCATCCCATTTTTCTTGCTCATTTACACATTTGGCCTCCTGGGGAACCTCTCCATCATCACAGCTGTGAGGAGAGACAGTCGACTCCACtctcccatgtacttcttcctgaAGAATTTGTCTTTCCTGGACATGTGCTATACCTCAGCCACAATCCCCAAGGCAGTGGTGATATCTGTCACAGGCTCAGGAGTCATCTCCTATCTCGAGTGTGTAGCACAGCTTTACATAATTTTTACATTTGCATCTGCTGAATGCTTTCTGCTCACAGCCATGGCTTACGACCGGTGCCTGGCCATCCTCAGACCACTGCTCTATGGAAACATCATGAGCCAGAAATATTGTTCTGCATTGGTGATCACTGCCTGGGTTGGTGGGGCCCTGTACTCAGCCTTCCATACATTCAACACCTTCTCCCTCCCCTACTGTGGACCCAATGTTGTTGAACACTTCTTCTGTGACATGCCTCCAGTCATGAGACTGTCCTGCACTGATTACCATCTCAGTGAGGAGGTGGGCTTTGTTGTGAGCAGCTGCATTATCATGAGCTCCTTCGCCCTCACAGTGGTCTCCTATATTGGCATTGTGGCCACAGTTCTTCGCATCCCCTCAGTGGATGGCAGGTGGAAGGCCTTTTCCACCTGCTCATCTCACCTGACCACAGTCATCTTGTTTTATGGAACTGGAAGCTTTGTGTACCTGAGGCCTGCCTCTCA attcagcccc